From Haemophilus parainfluenzae:
GCACATCATATCCGTCAAACCGTGGCAGATAAATTTGGTGTGTATTTACAGCCAGAAGTGCGCTTTATGGGCGCGAATGGCGAAATGAATTCAGAGCAAGCCATTAGTTAATTTATAGAGGAAAGCAATCATGAACTTTAAAGACATTTTAGAGACTTTACCAAGCATTGATCATTTAACGGGTTTAGATGTATTAAACGGTGAAACCGTGATTCATCATATTCCTGCTGCACCAGGCAAACTTGGCTCGCTTCGTCTTTATAATGCACTGGCTGAAAAATTTAATGGAAAATTAGACCGCCCTTCAGCGCAGCAAGGCATTGAATGGTTTGCAGAGCATGTTGAAGATGCCAAACAAAATCCTGGAAAACACCCTAATATTGATCTATTGTTTAAGGTTGTGGCAGAGGATGTAGTTTATTCACTTGTGCCATTAAATTAATTTGGAAAATTTTTAGTGATTAATTTGAACTTTTAATCGTTAAAAACTGTCAAATAAAACAAATTGAGGTATAATGACAATAGTTGTTATACAATAACAAATAAGTAATGAATCGGGGCGTTGCTCCGCATGCTGTGAGGAGAAGAATGAATAAAGAAACTCAAATGATGTTAGTACCTCAAGGTAGCATCGAAGGTTATATTCGAGCAGCAAACGAATATCCGATGCTGACTGCAGAGGAAGAAAAAAGCTTAGCAGAACGTTTGTATTATGGCGGTGATATTGAAGCAGCGAAAAAGTTAGTTTTATCACACTTACGTTTTGTTATTCATGTTGCGCGTGGTTATTCAGGTTATGGATTACCGCAAGCAGATTTAATTCAAGAAGGTAATATCGGATTAATGAAAGCGGTAAAACGTTTTAATCCGGAAGTAGGTGTTCGTCTTGTATCTTTTGCGGTGCATTGGATCAAAGCTGAAATCCATGAATATGTCCTTCGCAACTGGCGTATTGTGAAAGTCGCTACTACGAAAGCACAACGTAAATTGTTCTTTAACCTACGTAAAACCAAACAACGTTTAGGTTGGTTCAATGAAAACGAAGTGGATATGGTGGCGAATGAGCTTGGCGTGTCAAAAGAAGATGTCATCGAAATGGAATCCCGCATGACAGGGGCCGATGTAGGCTTTGATTTGCCAACAGACGATGATGACGAAGCTTATGCACCTTCTTTATATTTAGAAGATAAAAGCTCAAACTTTGCGGCAGAACTTGAAAGCGAAAACTTTGAAGAACAAGCTACAGAAAAGTTAGGTACAGCCTTAGCTAATCTTGACGAACGTAGCCAAGATATTATCAAAGCACGTTGGTTAGATGATGATAAAGCCACACTTCATGATCTTGCTGCAAAATATAATGTGTCTGCAGAACGTATTCGTCAGCTTGAAGCGAACGCACTGAAAAAACTTAAAAGTGCGGTAGATTTCTAAGCCATTTTGATAAAAAGAAAACCTGTCGATTATCGACAGGTTTTTTTATTTATTTCTTCTTGGATTTCCCCCACATTTTATCTTCTTGGCCTCGCCATAAGCGCTGAATATTGTCGTGGTGACGATAAATCAGCAAACAGCAAACTAAGGCAACGGGGAAGGTAAATTCCGGTTTAAGCCACCAAACATAAAATGGCACGAGAAGTGCAGTGATAACCGCACTTAATGAAGAATAGCGACTAATTAAGAAGACTAACAACCACGTACCTAGTGTTGAGCCGGCGACGCCCCAAGAGATGGGTGCTATGGCACCGAATGCAGTCGCTACACCTTTCCCGCCTTTAAACTGAAAGAAAATAGGGAAGATGTGCCCCAAGCAAGCCCCTAATGCAACCATGCCTAATTCAAATTGCGTAAGCCCTAAATAATAACCCGCCCAAACAGGTAACATCCCTTTTAAAATATCGCAAATTAATACCGCAAGCGCCGCCCAACGTCCGCCAATACGTAATACATTGGTCGCACCAGGGTTATGAGAGCCATTTTTTCGCGGGTCAGGCAAGCCTGCAACCTTACAAATCAAAATTGCACTGGAAATCGAACCCAGTAAATAAGCAAAAATCATATAAAAAAGGGCAAATAGGCTCATTTTGTGCTCCACAATCTTGATTGTATTTGAAAAACTTGTTCGTTATTTTAACCAAACTTGATAGCATAAGCCCACTATATTTTTACAGGAATGAGAGATGGATCGTATTTTTATTGAAGAATTAGTGGTCTTCGCACAAATCGGTGTGTATGACTGGGAACAACAAATTAAACAAAAGCTTGTTTTTGATTTGGAAATGGCATGGGATTGTCAAAAAGCCGCAGAAACGGATAATGTGCAATACTGTCTCAATTATGCCGAAGTGAGCCAATTTATTTTAGATTATGTGCAAGCTAAGCCATTTTTATTGATTGAGCGAGTGGCTTATGAAGTAGCAGATCAATTACAACAACGTTTTGGTATTTCATGGTTACGCCTCAAATTAAGCAAACCGAAAGCCGTTGCTCAAGCAAGTAATGTGGGGATTATTGTAGAACGAGGCGAGTTGAAATAATCACTGAAAATTGACCGCACTT
This genomic window contains:
- a CDS encoding DUF2322 family protein, with translation MNFKDILETLPSIDHLTGLDVLNGETVIHHIPAAPGKLGSLRLYNALAEKFNGKLDRPSAQQGIEWFAEHVEDAKQNPGKHPNIDLLFKVVAEDVVYSLVPLN
- the rpoH gene encoding RNA polymerase sigma factor RpoH, giving the protein MNKETQMMLVPQGSIEGYIRAANEYPMLTAEEEKSLAERLYYGGDIEAAKKLVLSHLRFVIHVARGYSGYGLPQADLIQEGNIGLMKAVKRFNPEVGVRLVSFAVHWIKAEIHEYVLRNWRIVKVATTKAQRKLFFNLRKTKQRLGWFNENEVDMVANELGVSKEDVIEMESRMTGADVGFDLPTDDDDEAYAPSLYLEDKSSNFAAELESENFEEQATEKLGTALANLDERSQDIIKARWLDDDKATLHDLAAKYNVSAERIRQLEANALKKLKSAVDF
- the plsY gene encoding glycerol-3-phosphate 1-O-acyltransferase PlsY produces the protein MSLFALFYMIFAYLLGSISSAILICKVAGLPDPRKNGSHNPGATNVLRIGGRWAALAVLICDILKGMLPVWAGYYLGLTQFELGMVALGACLGHIFPIFFQFKGGKGVATAFGAIAPISWGVAGSTLGTWLLVFLISRYSSLSAVITALLVPFYVWWLKPEFTFPVALVCCLLIYRHHDNIQRLWRGQEDKMWGKSKKK
- the folB gene encoding dihydroneopterin aldolase encodes the protein MDRIFIEELVVFAQIGVYDWEQQIKQKLVFDLEMAWDCQKAAETDNVQYCLNYAEVSQFILDYVQAKPFLLIERVAYEVADQLQQRFGISWLRLKLSKPKAVAQASNVGIIVERGELK